One window of Dermacentor andersoni chromosome 7, qqDerAnde1_hic_scaffold, whole genome shotgun sequence genomic DNA carries:
- the LOC126534024 gene encoding uncharacterized protein isoform X1, translated as MLLKRAAAGLALLAASLMSTCWAQLKPGCKVDTLRACGDDFLPYGKSTHLEVSGAPFKKNCELYMRQLECSKQFARECIEGIPRAAALLALEAFQDNVDATCTVGSKPYEAYQKAIGCTNSVGAKINACLNGLHGNLEKAVVKASGKNIIDYACCSYGELVDCLESVLAPCEDVGGKELTINLLEQVFGETLSLVCGNYGRGSEGCKVLPKLPALGPKDPKFDGYFELLIEIANSIGQRS; from the exons GTACGTGCTGGGCCCAGCTAAAGCCCGGCTGTAAAGTGGATACTCTGCGGGCTTGCGGTGATGACTTCTTGCCCTACGGAAAGAGCACTCACTTGGAAGTTTCGGGAGCACCATTCAAGAAGAATTGCGA gCTATACATGCGGCAGCTTGAGTGCAGCAAGCAGTTTGCGAGGGAGTGTATTGAAGGCATCCCGAGGGCTGCGGCACTGCTGGCCCTAGAGGCATTCCAGGACAACGTTGACGCCACCTGCACTGTCGGTTCTAAACCATACGAAG CATACCAAAAGGCAATTGGTTGCACAAATTCCGTTGGAGCGAAGATCAACGCCTGCTTGAATGGTCTACATGGCAATCTTGAGAAGGCCGTTGTCAAGGCTTCCGGAAAGAACATCATCGACTACGCATGCTG CTCGTACGGTGAATTGGTGGACTGCCTCGAGTCAGTATTGGCGCCTTGCGAGGACGTCGGTGGCAAGGAGCTCACGATCAACCTGTTGGAGCAGGTGTTCGGTGAGACACTGAGTCTGGTGTGTGGAAACTACGGAAGGGGATCGGAGGGATGCAAGGTTCTGCCTAAGCTGCCAGCGCTGGGCCCGAAAGACCCCAAGTTCGACGGCTACTTCGAGCTTCTCATCGAGATTGCAAACTCCATCGGCCAAAGAAGCTAA
- the LOC126534024 gene encoding uncharacterized protein isoform X2, with amino-acid sequence MTAGTCWAQLKPGCKVDTLRACGDDFLPYGKSTHLEVSGAPFKKNCELYMRQLECSKQFARECIEGIPRAAALLALEAFQDNVDATCTVGSKPYEAYQKAIGCTNSVGAKINACLNGLHGNLEKAVVKASGKNIIDYACCSYGELVDCLESVLAPCEDVGGKELTINLLEQVFGETLSLVCGNYGRGSEGCKVLPKLPALGPKDPKFDGYFELLIEIANSIGQRS; translated from the exons GTACGTGCTGGGCCCAGCTAAAGCCCGGCTGTAAAGTGGATACTCTGCGGGCTTGCGGTGATGACTTCTTGCCCTACGGAAAGAGCACTCACTTGGAAGTTTCGGGAGCACCATTCAAGAAGAATTGCGA gCTATACATGCGGCAGCTTGAGTGCAGCAAGCAGTTTGCGAGGGAGTGTATTGAAGGCATCCCGAGGGCTGCGGCACTGCTGGCCCTAGAGGCATTCCAGGACAACGTTGACGCCACCTGCACTGTCGGTTCTAAACCATACGAAG CATACCAAAAGGCAATTGGTTGCACAAATTCCGTTGGAGCGAAGATCAACGCCTGCTTGAATGGTCTACATGGCAATCTTGAGAAGGCCGTTGTCAAGGCTTCCGGAAAGAACATCATCGACTACGCATGCTG CTCGTACGGTGAATTGGTGGACTGCCTCGAGTCAGTATTGGCGCCTTGCGAGGACGTCGGTGGCAAGGAGCTCACGATCAACCTGTTGGAGCAGGTGTTCGGTGAGACACTGAGTCTGGTGTGTGGAAACTACGGAAGGGGATCGGAGGGATGCAAGGTTCTGCCTAAGCTGCCAGCGCTGGGCCCGAAAGACCCCAAGTTCGACGGCTACTTCGAGCTTCTCATCGAGATTGCAAACTCCATCGGCCAAAGAAGCTAA